A region of Polyangiaceae bacterium DNA encodes the following proteins:
- a CDS encoding CesT family type III secretion system chaperone, with translation MDVATIRTWLEKLDYEVKSEGEKMLRVSPRRANSTTLPPYYIQCSEHWVLLSLLPVLPADVNPSSELPRRLLLLNRDMRIAKFAKGEQGEVVLCAELPTESLDFAEFADVTERLVKYYNHYRDYLCSP, from the coding sequence ATGGACGTAGCGACGATCCGTACGTGGCTCGAGAAGCTCGATTATGAGGTCAAGTCCGAGGGTGAGAAGATGCTGCGCGTCTCGCCGCGGAGAGCCAACAGCACGACGCTCCCTCCGTACTACATCCAATGCAGCGAGCACTGGGTGCTCTTGTCGCTACTGCCCGTGCTGCCTGCGGACGTGAATCCTTCTTCCGAGCTGCCTCGACGACTGCTCTTGCTGAACCGCGACATGCGCATCGCCAAGTTCGCGAAGGGCGAGCAAGGCGAGGTCGTTCTTTGCGCCGAGCTGCCGACGGAATCGCTCGACTTTGCCGAGTTCGCCGACGTGACCGAACGACTCGTGAAGTACTACAACCATTACCGCGACTATCTCTGTTCACCCTGA
- a CDS encoding serine/threonine protein kinase codes for MTGIDDDLGGMPTNPAPATVIPVGVGLFPGHVLAGRYEIVAKLGHGGMGAVFRAHDRELGEDVALKVILPERVRDPGVLDRFRREVKLARKIAHPNVCRVFDMGEEGNLRFLTMEFIAGKSLRELLANGPLEPTRALVILHQIIEGVAAAHAQGVVHRDLKPDNVMIRDGGQAVVADFGLARTPTGNTAASNFAGTPAYMSPEQLRGEPLDARSDIFALGIVAYEMLTGRLPFTGASLGAIAAATLRDAPAPFELSTLSDSMQRGIKTAILRALEKKPADRFASCMEFGEALASAGVTHSAETLMDAAPLARVTETRYARVAAVGIVAALALGILIWRPWSAIIHAQQAPAASAHVGIPSARANEQPALNAKHSTDEAGHEPAHSEVDTRAALAILEGDFDSAVQVLEERRNRAVADDDPASYVVSSTQLALTYLEMGLPKKADDIAADFFARKEAKLEKFSNDWAMLLAVRIRAGGMTAEEFAKERIAWIDRIRGKQPTNGPRDELDWLDWSLAYGFSVESRAEAIEALEKMPRTHEPKVEFGRLGTDLVEGKVYVLAEQFDKAVEPLTRAAAPGNALEAPLVPTRARFYLGMALQGKGDEAGARRAFERVIDRWGKAKPRSMTAERAREALKKMGASDKHVAKPTVKPTNPFGTAIETRR; via the coding sequence GTGACGGGCATCGATGACGATCTTGGCGGCATGCCAACGAACCCTGCTCCGGCGACGGTCATTCCGGTCGGAGTGGGGCTCTTTCCTGGCCATGTTTTGGCGGGTCGTTACGAGATTGTCGCGAAGCTGGGGCATGGTGGAATGGGCGCCGTTTTTCGCGCGCATGACCGCGAGCTTGGCGAAGACGTGGCGCTCAAGGTCATTTTGCCGGAACGCGTGCGAGATCCCGGCGTGCTCGACAGGTTTCGCCGTGAAGTGAAGCTCGCACGAAAAATTGCGCACCCGAACGTATGTCGCGTTTTCGACATGGGTGAAGAAGGCAATTTGCGTTTTTTGACGATGGAGTTCATTGCAGGCAAATCGCTGCGTGAGCTCCTCGCCAATGGGCCGCTCGAACCCACGCGCGCGCTTGTCATTTTGCATCAAATCATCGAAGGCGTCGCCGCCGCGCATGCGCAAGGCGTCGTGCATCGCGACCTGAAGCCGGACAATGTGATGATTCGCGATGGCGGTCAAGCCGTGGTGGCAGATTTCGGTTTGGCGCGGACGCCCACCGGAAACACCGCGGCATCGAATTTCGCAGGCACACCGGCGTACATGTCGCCCGAGCAGCTCCGCGGTGAACCGCTCGATGCTCGAAGTGATATTTTTGCGCTGGGTATCGTCGCGTATGAAATGCTCACAGGGCGCCTCCCGTTTACCGGAGCTTCGCTCGGCGCCATTGCAGCGGCGACATTGAGGGACGCGCCGGCACCGTTCGAGCTTTCCACGTTGTCCGATTCGATGCAGCGTGGAATCAAGACGGCCATTCTACGGGCGCTCGAGAAAAAACCCGCAGATCGATTCGCATCATGCATGGAATTCGGCGAAGCGCTCGCATCCGCGGGCGTCACGCATTCGGCGGAAACCTTGATGGATGCGGCTCCGCTCGCTCGCGTGACCGAGACGCGATATGCAAGGGTGGCTGCCGTGGGTATCGTCGCGGCGCTGGCGCTCGGCATTCTGATATGGCGGCCGTGGTCGGCCATTATACACGCGCAGCAAGCGCCGGCAGCATCTGCGCACGTTGGCATTCCGTCGGCTCGCGCGAACGAGCAGCCTGCATTGAATGCAAAGCATTCGACTGACGAGGCAGGCCATGAACCCGCGCATTCGGAAGTCGATACGCGAGCGGCCCTCGCGATCCTCGAAGGTGATTTCGATTCTGCCGTGCAGGTGCTCGAAGAGCGACGCAATCGTGCCGTGGCGGATGACGATCCCGCGTCGTATGTCGTTTCTTCGACGCAGCTAGCGCTCACGTACCTCGAAATGGGGCTGCCCAAAAAGGCCGACGACATCGCAGCGGACTTTTTTGCCCGGAAAGAGGCAAAGCTCGAAAAATTCAGCAACGATTGGGCGATGCTCCTCGCCGTCCGTATACGAGCGGGCGGGATGACTGCGGAGGAGTTCGCAAAGGAGCGCATTGCCTGGATCGACCGGATTCGTGGAAAGCAGCCGACGAATGGTCCGCGAGACGAGCTCGATTGGCTCGATTGGTCACTCGCTTATGGGTTTTCGGTGGAGAGCCGAGCAGAAGCCATTGAAGCATTGGAAAAGATGCCTCGAACGCATGAGCCGAAGGTTGAATTCGGGCGTCTCGGAACGGACCTTGTCGAGGGGAAGGTGTACGTACTTGCCGAGCAATTCGATAAGGCGGTCGAGCCTTTGACGCGTGCAGCCGCTCCGGGCAATGCGCTCGAAGCCCCGCTGGTTCCCACTCGAGCACGGTTTTACCTGGGAATGGCTCTCCAAGGAAAAGGTGACGAAGCCGGTGCACGTCGGGCATTCGAACGCGTCATCGATCGGTGGGGCAAAGCCAAACCGCGTTCGATGACGGCCGAACGAGCCCGAGAAGCGCTCAAGAAAATGGGCGCGTCGGACAAACACGTCGCAAAGCCGACGGTGAAACCAACAAACCCGTTTGGCACGGCGATCGAGACGAGGCGTTGA
- a CDS encoding HAMP domain-containing histidine kinase, with protein sequence MSEEIGDIALHEVVAVMVHDLNNPIAALGTNLRFLESTLGPSQSPDVVETLSDAHMLCEMLRHLVGNLGMLARPNLSPGRQFSIDVASSAKDAVARLCKQAESSEVKLVLHDAVGPGDVFVEADRDLCARALDNLLAFAIERAVRRTEIVVSVMKTDPIGVHVQFAARPESAQASAHPSRSRQLQSAFGRGLSLHCARIAAAALGGRVDVRHEDGNTVTLELALRTDDKQIA encoded by the coding sequence ATGTCCGAGGAGATCGGTGACATTGCGCTTCATGAAGTCGTCGCCGTGATGGTGCACGACTTGAACAACCCCATTGCAGCGCTTGGGACAAACCTACGATTTCTCGAATCGACGCTTGGGCCATCGCAGTCGCCCGACGTCGTGGAGACGCTGTCCGACGCGCACATGCTCTGCGAGATGCTGCGGCATCTCGTCGGCAACCTCGGCATGCTCGCGCGGCCCAACCTGTCGCCGGGTAGGCAGTTTTCGATCGATGTTGCGTCGAGCGCGAAGGATGCCGTCGCGCGGCTTTGCAAACAGGCCGAATCGTCCGAAGTGAAGCTCGTGCTGCACGATGCGGTCGGGCCGGGAGACGTGTTCGTCGAAGCCGATCGTGACCTTTGTGCACGGGCACTCGACAATCTGCTGGCATTTGCGATCGAGCGAGCTGTGCGTCGAACGGAGATCGTCGTTTCCGTGATGAAAACGGATCCCATCGGCGTGCACGTGCAATTTGCGGCGCGTCCCGAATCTGCTCAGGCATCCGCCCATCCGTCGCGCAGTCGGCAGCTACAGTCGGCGTTTGGCCGAGGGCTCTCGCTGCACTGCGCACGCATCGCAGCCGCAGCGCTCGGTGGTCGCGTCGATGTGCGGCACGAGGACGGCAACACGGTGACGCTCGAGCTCGCCTTGCGAACCGACGACAAACAAATCGCGTAA
- a CDS encoding sulfatase codes for MHPWLRAAFATWLGFVLVALTNAVFIAALLRRPAGGVWLRVQHHAFDIAGVLGVGLAAALVIGMGTAIVERASYSPRKRWLMRSVVLAAYAVVTAFIMLELVGYELERIALSKFGGRYHQLLFALGAVVLGSSVPAAHLVGWWSAGRPRLRIVALLVALSVMVANHFFLRDDYAGVHGALAWLSATLAGMAVLPFAEMGVQAIRPRTANAVIGIALGIAVTGIVVPPPVSARIELFREPGALSAWVFARTTWPMPGDSDAALPPDVASSPFFQTRDAVSPVKPTKPALLEKKAPVVVIITIDATRADAIDREKNEEHFPTIAKLKKESAYFARATSAGSQTAVSLSAMFSGRYFSQLVWKRHGDGPLQFVYPASDPSPRFPEILSKHHVTTASFCSITFLTNEYGVARGFTEETVVVKGREHARAEQVMTPLFERLQRAGDEPLFLYAHLMEPHSPYDRGGKKGSAGQRYLAEIGIADEYIGKLVKLLDERFSDRAFLIISSDHGEAFGEHGTIKHTKTLYEELLRVPLIVRGPGVVPRRIEQRVTLVDLGPTILDIFGIETPGTYLGQSLVPLLAGRDVQFDRPILAEGRLRRVLYWGDLKVIDDPRRKVVEVFDLERDPRELHNLYDEDRARSMPGLVALRAFFDAHRVRIAGYAPPYKP; via the coding sequence GTGCACCCGTGGTTACGAGCAGCGTTTGCGACGTGGCTAGGTTTTGTCCTGGTGGCGCTCACGAATGCCGTCTTCATCGCGGCCCTGCTGCGGCGACCCGCGGGTGGCGTTTGGCTTCGCGTCCAGCATCATGCTTTTGATATCGCAGGCGTGCTCGGTGTGGGCCTCGCAGCAGCGCTCGTCATCGGAATGGGCACTGCAATCGTCGAGCGCGCATCGTATTCGCCGCGCAAACGATGGCTCATGCGGTCGGTCGTTTTGGCCGCTTATGCCGTCGTGACCGCATTCATCATGCTCGAGCTCGTCGGTTATGAGCTCGAGCGCATCGCGCTATCGAAATTCGGAGGGCGTTACCACCAATTGCTGTTTGCTTTGGGCGCCGTCGTCTTGGGAAGCTCGGTGCCTGCCGCGCATCTGGTGGGATGGTGGTCGGCAGGTCGCCCGCGATTACGCATCGTGGCGTTGCTCGTCGCGCTTTCTGTCATGGTTGCAAACCATTTCTTTCTGCGGGACGATTATGCTGGCGTCCACGGAGCGTTGGCGTGGCTATCCGCAACGCTCGCCGGAATGGCCGTGCTACCGTTTGCCGAAATGGGCGTGCAGGCAATACGACCGCGCACGGCAAATGCCGTCATCGGTATTGCGCTCGGAATTGCCGTCACCGGAATCGTCGTTCCGCCGCCCGTGTCGGCGCGTATCGAGCTATTCCGGGAACCAGGTGCACTATCGGCTTGGGTCTTCGCCCGAACGACGTGGCCCATGCCGGGCGATTCTGACGCCGCATTGCCTCCCGATGTGGCCTCTTCGCCCTTTTTTCAAACGCGTGACGCCGTTTCTCCCGTCAAACCGACGAAACCAGCGCTGCTCGAGAAAAAAGCGCCCGTGGTTGTAATCATTACCATCGATGCAACGCGCGCCGACGCCATCGATCGCGAAAAGAATGAAGAGCATTTCCCCACGATTGCGAAATTAAAAAAAGAAAGCGCCTACTTTGCTCGCGCGACGTCGGCCGGTAGCCAAACGGCAGTATCGCTCAGCGCCATGTTTTCCGGGCGCTACTTTTCGCAGCTCGTGTGGAAGAGGCACGGCGACGGGCCATTGCAATTCGTGTATCCGGCATCCGATCCATCGCCTCGTTTTCCCGAAATTCTCAGCAAGCACCACGTCACGACCGCGAGCTTTTGCAGCATTACGTTTTTGACCAACGAATACGGCGTCGCGCGCGGTTTTACCGAAGAAACCGTCGTCGTCAAAGGTCGCGAGCACGCGCGCGCCGAGCAAGTCATGACGCCGCTCTTCGAACGGTTGCAACGTGCCGGAGATGAACCGCTCTTCCTTTATGCACACTTGATGGAACCGCATTCGCCCTATGACCGCGGGGGTAAAAAGGGATCCGCAGGACAGAGGTATCTCGCCGAAATCGGCATCGCGGACGAATATATCGGCAAATTGGTGAAGCTCCTCGACGAACGTTTCAGCGATCGCGCGTTTCTCATCATTTCGAGCGATCACGGCGAAGCATTCGGCGAGCACGGCACGATCAAGCACACGAAAACCCTGTATGAGGAATTGCTCCGCGTGCCGCTCATCGTGCGAGGTCCAGGCGTCGTGCCGCGGCGTATCGAACAGCGCGTGACGCTCGTGGACCTTGGCCCCACCATTCTCGATATTTTTGGCATCGAGACGCCCGGTACCTATTTGGGACAAAGTTTGGTTCCGCTACTTGCCGGGCGCGACGTGCAATTCGATCGCCCCATTTTGGCCGAAGGGAGGCTCCGTCGCGTGCTGTATTGGGGTGATTTGAAGGTCATTGACGATCCGCGTAGGAAGGTCGTCGAAGTCTTCGACTTGGAGCGCGATCCGCGCGAATTGCACAATCTATACGATGAGGATCGGGCCCGGTCGATGCCGGGTCTTGTGGCATTACGAGCTTTCTTCGATGCGCATCGCGTGCGCATTGCCGGATACGCGCCGCCTTACAAACCGTGA
- a CDS encoding prepilin peptidase, with protein MRASSKTARYARRPLLFLGDLPLWLLYGFTLFFGLIWGSFLNVVIYRVPRGMSVVHPPSRCPACEKPIRPWDNVPVLGWLLLRGKARCCGVKVSPRYPIVEAIGGLLSVAIVHVIILSLPPSTPLARAGAIYVADLALVLGLVAAAFIDLEHMILPDQITIGGAVLGLATASFRDMTFLDSLLGAGVGFGVVFLPFVVIYPKLRGGAGMGLGDAKLLMLAGAWFGWIGAIVVLCAGAVQGTLAAIGTLSLQGKIEEPEAVRKEREELRAELEKLSPEERAEVEKELEKDPLMEEAGEGLGQARMAFGPFLALATLEFLFFGRQFIEVYVSWISADS; from the coding sequence ATGCGCGCTTCGTCCAAAACGGCGCGCTATGCTCGTCGTCCCTTGCTGTTCCTCGGCGACCTGCCTCTCTGGCTGCTCTACGGTTTTACCCTGTTTTTCGGCCTCATTTGGGGAAGTTTCCTCAACGTCGTGATCTACCGCGTACCTCGCGGCATGAGCGTCGTGCATCCGCCGTCGCGTTGTCCGGCGTGTGAAAAACCCATTCGACCTTGGGACAACGTTCCCGTGCTCGGCTGGCTCCTCTTGCGCGGCAAAGCGCGATGTTGTGGCGTCAAAGTTTCTCCCCGATATCCCATCGTCGAAGCCATCGGCGGCCTGCTCTCCGTCGCCATCGTTCACGTCATCATCTTGTCTTTGCCTCCGAGCACCCCGCTTGCACGAGCTGGCGCGATTTACGTCGCCGATCTCGCGCTCGTCTTGGGCCTCGTCGCAGCCGCGTTCATCGACCTCGAGCACATGATTTTGCCCGATCAGATCACGATCGGAGGCGCCGTACTCGGCCTCGCGACGGCGTCTTTCCGCGACATGACGTTCCTCGATTCACTGCTCGGTGCGGGCGTTGGGTTCGGCGTCGTGTTTCTGCCGTTTGTCGTGATCTACCCGAAGCTTCGAGGTGGTGCGGGCATGGGCCTCGGCGATGCGAAGCTCTTGATGCTCGCGGGCGCGTGGTTTGGATGGATCGGCGCGATCGTCGTGCTTTGTGCAGGTGCCGTGCAAGGAACGCTCGCGGCCATTGGCACGCTGAGCTTGCAAGGAAAGATCGAAGAGCCCGAAGCTGTGCGCAAGGAACGGGAGGAGCTTCGCGCCGAGCTGGAAAAGCTGTCGCCGGAGGAACGAGCCGAGGTGGAAAAAGAATTGGAGAAGGATCCGCTCATGGAGGAAGCCGGCGAAGGTTTGGGCCAAGCGCGCATGGCATTCGGCCCGTTTTTGGCGCTCGCGACGCTCGAATTTTTATTTTTTGGCCGTCAATTCATCGAGGTGTACGTTTCGTGGATATCCGCGGACTCTTGA
- a CDS encoding carotenoid oxygenase family protein translates to MKNETDVDWAAGYLRAHENAKEATDVTLDVIEGSIPASMRGVLFRNGPGRFECGGVPYGHVFDGDGFLVRFAFEQNRVLYRSRFVRTKEFIEEENAGRILYRGFGTNIPGGVWKNAFDLKFKNAANTSVAFHSSKLLALWEGGVPYEIDPATLSTIGPWDGQGNLVRKRNLLTPITGKHYPFSAHPRRDLDRGAMLNFGSVVDPRGAKLMQYEIDSEGRMSAPNFVQLSETVFLHDFVVTPTYRAYLLCKTVLDMKTTLLGKTTVETGLQFTNAPTIVLLVPRSGGDPIRLEMPPCFVFHFTNAFEDGRHVVIDGFKYLEYPRLPGPRDKIERRDRNMGPFFTRFIIDPDKRVVTEESLGQNLGELPSIHPSHHGRPYRFAWSPSTPVGSDRTNFTGIARFDTTAKTSTYRELDALVGEALFVPNPGGSSEDDGWVTTLAYVPEVHRSDLFILDARTLDTVCRLRLPHHVPPGFHGTWAPAAASS, encoded by the coding sequence GTGAAAAACGAAACTGACGTAGACTGGGCTGCTGGTTACCTGCGCGCGCACGAGAATGCCAAAGAAGCGACGGACGTAACGCTGGACGTGATCGAAGGATCGATACCGGCGTCCATGCGCGGAGTGCTCTTTCGCAATGGTCCGGGGCGATTCGAATGCGGTGGCGTGCCTTATGGTCACGTATTCGATGGCGATGGATTTTTGGTTCGTTTCGCGTTCGAGCAGAATCGAGTTTTGTATCGAAGCCGTTTCGTGCGCACGAAAGAATTCATCGAAGAAGAGAATGCGGGCCGAATTCTTTATCGAGGTTTTGGCACGAACATTCCCGGCGGCGTGTGGAAAAATGCTTTCGATTTGAAATTCAAAAATGCCGCCAATACGTCCGTCGCGTTCCACTCCAGCAAACTGCTCGCCCTGTGGGAAGGCGGAGTTCCCTACGAAATCGATCCCGCGACGCTCAGCACGATCGGGCCTTGGGACGGCCAGGGAAATCTCGTAAGAAAACGTAATCTCCTGACCCCAATCACCGGAAAACATTACCCCTTTTCGGCGCACCCTCGACGGGACCTCGATCGTGGCGCAATGCTCAATTTCGGCAGCGTCGTCGACCCTCGAGGTGCCAAGCTGATGCAATACGAAATCGATTCCGAAGGGAGGATGTCGGCGCCCAACTTCGTTCAATTGTCAGAGACCGTTTTCCTTCACGATTTCGTGGTAACTCCAACCTATCGAGCCTATTTGCTTTGCAAAACCGTGCTCGACATGAAAACCACGCTGCTTGGGAAAACCACCGTCGAGACGGGTTTGCAATTCACGAACGCGCCCACCATCGTGCTGCTCGTTCCGCGCTCGGGTGGGGATCCCATTCGGCTCGAAATGCCGCCTTGTTTCGTTTTTCATTTCACGAATGCCTTCGAAGACGGAAGGCATGTCGTCATCGACGGCTTCAAGTACCTCGAATATCCGAGATTGCCTGGACCTCGAGACAAGATCGAACGGCGCGATAGGAACATGGGTCCTTTTTTCACGCGATTCATCATCGATCCCGACAAACGGGTCGTGACGGAAGAATCGCTGGGGCAGAACCTGGGCGAGCTTCCTTCGATTCACCCATCCCATCACGGGCGACCATATCGTTTTGCGTGGTCTCCCTCGACGCCCGTCGGTTCGGATCGCACGAATTTCACGGGAATCGCGCGGTTCGACACAACCGCGAAGACGTCGACGTATCGGGAGCTGGATGCTCTGGTCGGCGAAGCGCTTTTCGTTCCGAATCCTGGTGGTTCATCCGAAGACGATGGCTGGGTCACGACGCTGGCGTATGTGCCGGAGGTGCATCGCAGCGATCTATTCATCCTCGATGCCCGGACGCTCGACACTGTTTGTCGACTACGCTTGCCGCATCACGTGCCGCCGGGCTTTCATGGCACGTGGGCACCTGCGGCTGCATCTTCCTAG
- a CDS encoding SUMF1/EgtB/PvdO family nonheme iron enzyme: MTSISPLTLVSCCLALLPLAGCRSGSSTDAAANDAGPKEVLTAKGKVLEAAENQADPDAGTKAQAAQKERVDIPEGSMVAGSVPGDKGRDPVLEPAEMEVDIGAFTIDRYLYPNDPTKPPVTGVSRAKAAELCEQAGGRLCTELEWERACKGPEGTTYAGSSAWDAKCAKEPTSCASGFGVLGMGAAHREWTSSEVQPIEDMQPRAAAVRGASAKATATDHRCARRTAIDPAATAADLGFRCCRGAPNAVQIPSPKWDQTYKRVEIAPSDLAEMFTSVPALASLGTNLTYFKEPDDVNSVLARGDAGTAPANTVLTTSALAWNPVPGEQIVVVAGRADKDSFIVAMHRLPKDRYRIASTLVLKNEKGPVVLGFNGYVRKRLSWATCWDCRGESGNVTYRDDGRVVITQK, from the coding sequence ATGACTTCGATCTCGCCCCTGACGCTTGTTTCGTGCTGTCTCGCGCTGCTGCCTCTGGCAGGTTGTCGCAGCGGTTCATCGACGGATGCCGCGGCAAACGACGCAGGTCCGAAGGAAGTCCTCACCGCGAAGGGCAAAGTGCTGGAAGCCGCCGAAAATCAGGCTGATCCAGATGCGGGGACGAAGGCACAGGCGGCACAAAAAGAACGCGTCGACATCCCCGAAGGGTCGATGGTCGCAGGGTCCGTACCGGGTGACAAAGGTCGCGATCCGGTGCTCGAACCGGCCGAGATGGAAGTGGACATCGGCGCGTTCACCATCGATCGTTATTTGTACCCCAACGATCCGACCAAACCCCCGGTCACGGGCGTATCGCGCGCGAAAGCTGCTGAACTGTGTGAGCAAGCAGGAGGCAGGCTGTGCACGGAGCTCGAGTGGGAACGTGCATGCAAAGGGCCCGAAGGTACGACGTACGCAGGCTCGTCCGCGTGGGATGCCAAGTGCGCGAAGGAGCCGACGTCGTGTGCATCGGGCTTCGGCGTGCTCGGCATGGGAGCGGCGCACCGCGAGTGGACGTCGAGCGAGGTGCAGCCGATCGAAGACATGCAGCCTCGTGCGGCGGCGGTGCGAGGTGCGTCGGCCAAGGCGACTGCAACGGATCATCGATGCGCGCGTCGCACGGCGATCGATCCGGCGGCAACCGCGGCGGACCTTGGTTTTCGGTGCTGTCGAGGTGCGCCGAATGCGGTGCAAATACCGTCGCCCAAGTGGGATCAGACGTACAAGCGCGTGGAAATTGCGCCGAGTGACCTTGCCGAGATGTTCACGTCCGTCCCGGCACTCGCGTCGCTCGGCACGAACCTCACGTACTTCAAAGAGCCCGACGACGTGAACTCGGTCCTCGCGCGGGGCGATGCGGGCACGGCGCCGGCAAATACGGTGCTGACGACGTCGGCGCTGGCGTGGAATCCGGTGCCTGGTGAGCAAATCGTCGTGGTTGCGGGTCGAGCTGACAAGGATTCGTTCATCGTGGCGATGCATCGCTTGCCAAAGGATCGCTACCGCATTGCTTCGACGCTCGTGCTGAAGAACGAGAAAGGCCCCGTGGTGCTCGGCTTCAATGGTTACGTGCGCAAGCGTTTGTCCTGGGCGACGTGCTGGGATTGTCGCGGTGAGTCGGGCAACGTGACGTACAGAGACGACGGTCGGGTCGTCATCACGCAAAAATGA
- a CDS encoding sigma 54-interacting transcriptional regulator, producing the protein MPHLIVTEPDRETRTVTLTENFRVGRSPQNDLILADSRVSRQHVRFEHTARGWEIIDLGSSQGFFVNGQRGGASHVLADGDAIQIGGVVLRFSTNEPAAADVIERRVDAATIVSSGAPFVDRRIKLVHEAAKAAASIGDTDLFLRQMLDAVLDLFGCERALIGLGDDPNGPVKRILRSREPAKADEIVVSRSLLEAMLAKREGVVVGNAKVDAAPRTVLRQNILCAMGVPLQTVGRVFGFIYVDDRRQAERFRAEDLDFLIAIGYLVGTGLENAERYQRAAALAAALDDQSSTAEIIGKSAPMVALKAQIVKYAGAPNAHVLVRGESGTGKELVARALHAASPRHEMPFVTLNCAAIPANMVESELFGYDKGAFTGAIKPKKGKFVLADKGTLFLDEIGDLDLAAQAKLLRAIQEGEVQPLGTERAVHVNVRIVAATHKDLREEIAEKRFREDLYYRLAVVEINVPPLRERPGDVEILAEALLKLSASTMGKQVDGFSKPALEALARHIWPGNVRELRNEVERAAINAEGRIVELSDLSPPLRFQRKGQDATPDVIEPPKGLTLAQRFAALEPMEKQLVQEALAAAKGNVSEAARLLGVSRIVIRRRLERFGIAGQED; encoded by the coding sequence GTGCCGCACCTCATCGTCACAGAACCCGATCGTGAAACGCGAACCGTAACGCTCACCGAAAACTTTCGCGTCGGTCGAAGTCCTCAAAATGACTTGATTTTGGCCGATTCACGCGTATCGCGACAACACGTGCGCTTCGAACATACGGCGCGCGGCTGGGAAATCATCGATCTCGGTTCGTCGCAAGGGTTTTTCGTCAACGGCCAACGAGGCGGCGCTTCGCACGTGCTCGCCGACGGTGATGCGATTCAGATTGGGGGCGTCGTGCTCCGGTTCAGCACGAACGAGCCGGCTGCTGCAGACGTCATCGAACGGCGCGTCGATGCTGCGACGATCGTATCGAGCGGCGCTCCTTTCGTCGACCGACGCATCAAGCTCGTGCACGAAGCCGCCAAGGCCGCCGCATCGATTGGGGACACCGACTTGTTCCTGCGCCAAATGCTCGACGCCGTGCTCGATCTTTTTGGCTGCGAACGTGCGCTCATCGGGCTCGGCGATGATCCGAATGGTCCGGTAAAACGGATTCTCCGATCGCGCGAACCCGCCAAGGCCGATGAAATCGTCGTGAGCCGCTCGCTGCTCGAAGCCATGCTCGCGAAACGCGAAGGCGTCGTCGTAGGAAACGCAAAAGTAGATGCCGCACCAAGAACGGTCCTGCGCCAAAACATTTTATGCGCCATGGGCGTGCCTTTGCAAACGGTCGGTCGCGTCTTCGGATTCATATATGTCGACGATCGCCGGCAGGCCGAACGATTTCGCGCCGAAGACCTCGATTTTCTAATTGCCATCGGATACCTCGTCGGCACGGGTCTCGAAAATGCCGAGCGATATCAACGTGCAGCGGCCCTGGCCGCGGCGCTCGACGACCAAAGCTCCACGGCTGAAATCATTGGCAAAAGCGCGCCCATGGTGGCGCTCAAGGCGCAAATCGTCAAATACGCGGGAGCACCGAATGCTCATGTATTGGTGCGAGGTGAAAGTGGTACGGGCAAAGAATTGGTCGCAAGAGCTTTGCATGCGGCTTCGCCTCGGCACGAAATGCCGTTCGTCACGCTGAATTGCGCTGCGATCCCCGCCAACATGGTCGAAAGCGAGCTATTCGGCTATGACAAGGGTGCCTTCACGGGCGCCATCAAGCCCAAAAAAGGCAAATTCGTCTTGGCCGACAAGGGAACTTTGTTTTTGGACGAAATTGGCGATTTGGACTTGGCTGCGCAAGCGAAATTGCTCCGCGCCATTCAAGAAGGCGAAGTGCAGCCGCTTGGAACCGAACGCGCGGTGCACGTGAATGTGCGTATCGTCGCCGCGACGCACAAGGATTTGCGTGAAGAAATTGCCGAAAAACGTTTTCGCGAAGATCTTTATTATCGATTGGCCGTCGTCGAAATCAACGTGCCGCCACTGCGCGAGCGGCCGGGTGACGTCGAAATCTTGGCCGAAGCGCTATTGAAATTGTCGGCATCGACGATGGGCAAACAGGTGGATGGTTTTTCCAAACCGGCGCTCGAAGCCCTGGCGCGTCACATTTGGCCGGGCAATGTCCGTGAATTGCGCAATGAAGTGGAACGCGCGGCCATCAATGCCGAAGGACGGATCGTCGAGCTTTCCGATTTGAGTCCGCCGCTGCGCTTTCAACGAAAAGGTCAAGACGCTACGCCCGATGTGATCGAACCGCCGAAAGGATTGACGCTTGCTCAGCGGTTCGCGGCGCTCGAACCAATGGAAAAACAGCTCGTCCAAGAGGCCCTTGCCGCTGCAAAAGGCAACGTGAGCGAAGCGGCAAGGTTGCTGGGGGTTTCCCGCATCGTCATCAGGCGAAGGCTCGAGCGGTTTGGGATCGCCGGACAAGAAGACTAG